Proteins found in one Hyalangium minutum genomic segment:
- a CDS encoding energy transducer TonB family protein has protein sequence MATHTPAPDRRRRRREGPGRALVAMVLALVAHVAFVGLLLLLSHLQVNLPGGEKRLTRPPSAVSMRPLTAEQWAKNRGQFTPSKSQVTERPRAQEKKEEKKDEKKPDGQVVDVAKGNEQKAPDAKYLAEHDNKVDKETKAREQTPFYRNAMPQRTAPQSRDGAGREQIEQPKMAGNNGVGQDDRPMSPQDHKPSFEIPDAHRKQEIAMKTDPDSGGPGKQVQNRNESDEVKGNSKRLNIQPGSGAGELEGSSGRMGSPGLATLMPSQAVMDKIIGSAPNDHLQDAEEGDGTFLNTREWKYASFFNRVKQNVGMHWDPNVQLRRRDPTGGIYSGKDRYTLLNVTLDQKGMVQDIRVEKSSGLDFLDMEAIASFQRAQPFPNPPAGLLDSDATVRFSFGFFLEMGGGPRMRLFRQSN, from the coding sequence GTGGCCACACACACACCGGCTCCAGACAGGCGCAGGCGCAGGCGGGAGGGGCCTGGACGAGCCCTCGTGGCCATGGTGCTGGCCCTGGTGGCCCATGTGGCCTTCGTGGGGCTGCTGCTGCTGCTCTCGCACCTCCAGGTCAACCTGCCCGGCGGCGAGAAGCGGCTCACGCGCCCGCCCAGCGCCGTGTCCATGCGCCCGCTCACAGCGGAGCAGTGGGCGAAGAACCGCGGCCAGTTCACACCCTCGAAGTCACAGGTGACCGAGCGTCCCCGCGCCCAGGAGAAGAAAGAGGAGAAGAAGGACGAGAAGAAGCCGGACGGCCAGGTGGTGGACGTGGCCAAGGGCAACGAGCAAAAGGCGCCGGACGCGAAGTACCTGGCCGAGCACGACAACAAGGTCGACAAGGAGACCAAGGCCCGGGAGCAGACGCCCTTCTACCGCAACGCCATGCCGCAGCGGACCGCGCCCCAGTCTCGCGATGGTGCGGGGCGGGAGCAGATCGAGCAGCCCAAGATGGCGGGCAACAACGGCGTTGGCCAGGACGATCGGCCCATGTCGCCACAGGACCACAAGCCGTCCTTCGAGATCCCCGACGCTCACCGCAAGCAAGAGATCGCGATGAAGACGGACCCGGACTCCGGGGGTCCCGGCAAGCAGGTGCAGAACCGCAACGAGAGCGACGAGGTGAAGGGCAACTCGAAGCGGCTGAACATCCAGCCGGGCTCCGGCGCGGGCGAGCTGGAGGGCTCCAGCGGGCGGATGGGCTCGCCCGGGCTGGCCACGCTCATGCCGTCCCAGGCGGTGATGGACAAGATCATCGGCTCGGCGCCCAACGATCACCTCCAAGACGCCGAGGAAGGCGACGGCACCTTCCTCAATACCCGCGAGTGGAAGTACGCCAGCTTCTTCAACCGCGTGAAGCAGAACGTGGGCATGCACTGGGATCCGAACGTGCAGCTGCGGCGCAGAGACCCCACGGGCGGCATCTACAGCGGCAAGGACCGCTACACGCTGCTGAACGTGACGCTGGACCAGAAGGGCATGGTGCAGGACATCCGCGTGGAGAAGAGCAGCGGCCTGGACTTCCTGGACATGGAGGCCATCGCCTCGTTCCAGCGCGCCCAGCCCTTCCCCAACCCGCCGGCGGGTTTGCTGGACTCGGACGCCACGGTGCGCTTCTCCTTCGGCTTCTTCCTGGAAATGGGCGGCGGCCCTCGGATGCGCCTGTTCCGGCAGTCCAACTGA
- a CDS encoding cation diffusion facilitator family transporter, with translation MEASVPHRVDAYAERNRKVRQVLAAILVANWAVASAKLVFGLLNQSASVTADGLHSFIDGSSNILGLVAMTAAARPADEDHPYGHGKFEAIASLGIGAMIGIGMLELGRMALDSLLHDKHAEVTPLMAAVMVFTLVVNLAVTRIERHYGEKLKSNLLLADANHTLSDVFVTLAVLVSLALVWLGFPRADGLVALLVMVFVAWVAYGIVRQAVGILSDTARLDAATVGSLTLSVPGVLSCRDVRSRGMEDSVYVDLKIEVDPQLTTAQAHEVADEVEQKLHASFPQVVDVVVHVEPARTPGERRA, from the coding sequence GTGGAAGCCTCTGTCCCCCATCGCGTCGACGCCTACGCCGAGCGCAACCGCAAGGTCCGGCAGGTGCTCGCGGCCATCCTCGTGGCCAACTGGGCCGTGGCCAGCGCCAAGCTCGTCTTCGGCCTGCTCAACCAGTCCGCCTCCGTGACGGCGGACGGCCTGCACTCGTTCATCGATGGGAGCTCCAACATCCTCGGGCTCGTGGCGATGACGGCAGCGGCCCGCCCGGCGGACGAGGACCACCCCTACGGCCACGGCAAGTTCGAGGCGATCGCCTCGCTGGGCATCGGGGCGATGATCGGCATCGGCATGCTGGAGTTGGGGCGCATGGCCTTGGACTCGCTGCTCCATGACAAGCACGCAGAGGTGACGCCTCTCATGGCCGCGGTGATGGTGTTCACGCTGGTGGTGAACCTGGCCGTGACCCGGATCGAGCGGCACTACGGAGAGAAGCTCAAGAGCAACCTGCTGCTGGCGGACGCCAACCACACGCTCTCGGACGTGTTCGTCACCCTGGCCGTGCTCGTGTCCCTGGCGCTGGTGTGGCTGGGCTTCCCTCGGGCCGACGGGCTGGTGGCGCTGCTGGTGATGGTGTTCGTGGCCTGGGTGGCCTACGGAATCGTCCGGCAGGCGGTAGGCATCCTCTCGGACACGGCGCGGCTGGACGCGGCGACGGTGGGGAGCCTCACCCTGAGCGTCCCGGGCGTGCTGTCGTGCCGGGACGTGCGCAGCCGGGGTATGGAGGACAGTGTCTACGTGGACCTGAAGATCGAGGTGGATCCGCAGCTCACCACGGCCCAGGCCCACGAGGTGGCGGACGAGGTGGAGCAGAAGCTCCATGCTTCCTTCCCTCAGGTGGTGGATGTGGTGGTGCACGTCGAGCCGGCCCGCACGCCGGGAGAGAGGAGAGCGTAA
- the gcvP gene encoding aminomethyl-transferring glycine dehydrogenase codes for MSLNWKYQESFVGRHIGPDEHELKAMLAVLGVSSLEEFIDRTVPQAIRSKEPLRLPAGQGEHEVLAQLEAIAAKNQRSKSFIGMGYYDTHTPNVILRNIFQNPGWYTQYTPYQAEIAQGRLEALLNFQTMVMELTGLEVANASLLDEGTAAAEAMALALHVKGEEDGAFFVSEACHPQTIDVVRTRAAPLGIEVVVGDHRTVDLGAKKYFGALVQYPATDGGVFDYRAFAEKVHAAGALLVMATDLLALTLLTPPGELGADVAVGSAQRFGVPMGYGGPHAGFFATKNAYTRMMPGRLIGVSEDAQGRRALRMALQTREQHIRREKATSNICTAQVLLAVIAGMYAVYHGPQGLKAIAERVHGLTALLAQGLTRLGFKPRHDQYFDTLSVELSSAQVRTVLSAAESKGMNFRRIDERSIGVSLDETTRAADVEAILGAFSAGKTLGATLDELGANLESPLEAGLRRQSAYLTHPVFNSYHSETEMLRYIRRLESRDLSLTHSMIPLGSCTMKLNATAEMIPVTWPAFGGLHPFAPPSQAAGYKVIFEQLESMLSEVTGFAGCSLQPNAGSQGEYAGLLVIRAYHQSRGQGHRDVCLIPQSAHGTNPASAVMAGYRVVVTKCDEQGNIDIPDLRAKAEEHKERLAALMVTYPSTHGVFEEGIKEITSLIHERGGQVYMDGANLNAQVGLMKPGQLGADVCHINLHKTFCIPHGGGGPGMGPICVAPHLVKFLPGHPVIGLGGTDRVGAISAAPWGSASILLISWTYIQMMGGEGLTRATKMAILNANYIAKRLDPHYPVLYRGKQGGVAHECIVDLRHLKKTAGVEVEDVAKRLMDYGFHAPTVSFPVAGTLMIEPTESESKAELDRFCDAMIAIREEIREIEEGKAPKDNNVLKNAPHTARVITAPEWNRPYSREKAAFPTKWVHEGKFWPAVGRLNNVLGDRKLVCSCPPIEEYMEPVPPKAA; via the coding sequence ATGTCTCTTAACTGGAAATATCAGGAATCCTTCGTTGGCCGGCACATTGGCCCGGATGAGCATGAGCTCAAGGCCATGCTGGCCGTGCTGGGCGTCAGCTCGCTGGAAGAGTTCATCGACCGGACCGTGCCGCAGGCCATCCGCTCCAAGGAGCCGCTGCGGCTGCCGGCGGGCCAGGGCGAGCACGAGGTGCTGGCGCAGCTCGAGGCCATCGCGGCGAAGAACCAGCGATCCAAGAGCTTTATCGGGATGGGGTACTACGACACCCACACTCCGAACGTCATCCTGCGCAACATCTTCCAGAACCCGGGCTGGTACACGCAGTACACGCCGTACCAGGCGGAGATTGCCCAGGGCCGACTGGAGGCGCTGCTCAACTTCCAGACGATGGTGATGGAGCTGACGGGGCTGGAGGTGGCCAACGCCTCGCTGCTGGACGAGGGCACCGCGGCCGCCGAGGCCATGGCCCTGGCCCTGCACGTGAAAGGGGAGGAGGACGGCGCCTTCTTCGTGTCCGAGGCCTGCCACCCGCAGACGATCGACGTGGTGCGCACGCGCGCGGCGCCGCTGGGCATCGAGGTGGTGGTCGGTGACCACCGCACGGTGGATCTGGGCGCGAAGAAGTACTTTGGTGCGCTGGTGCAGTACCCGGCCACGGATGGCGGGGTGTTCGACTACCGCGCGTTCGCGGAGAAGGTGCACGCGGCCGGTGCGCTGCTGGTGATGGCCACGGATCTGCTGGCGCTCACGCTGCTGACGCCTCCGGGCGAGCTGGGCGCGGACGTGGCGGTGGGCAGCGCGCAGCGTTTCGGCGTGCCCATGGGCTACGGCGGTCCGCACGCGGGCTTCTTCGCCACGAAGAACGCGTACACGCGCATGATGCCCGGCCGCCTCATCGGCGTGTCCGAGGACGCTCAGGGCCGCCGCGCGCTGCGCATGGCGCTCCAGACGCGCGAGCAGCACATTCGCCGCGAGAAGGCCACGAGCAACATCTGCACCGCGCAGGTGCTGTTGGCCGTCATCGCCGGCATGTACGCCGTGTACCACGGGCCCCAGGGACTCAAGGCGATCGCGGAGCGGGTGCACGGGCTCACGGCGCTGCTGGCCCAGGGGCTCACGCGGTTGGGCTTCAAGCCTCGCCACGATCAGTACTTCGACACCCTGAGCGTGGAGCTGAGCTCGGCCCAGGTGCGGACGGTGCTGTCGGCGGCCGAGTCCAAGGGGATGAACTTCCGTCGCATCGACGAGCGCTCTATCGGCGTGTCGTTGGATGAGACGACGCGCGCGGCCGACGTGGAGGCCATCCTCGGCGCGTTCTCGGCGGGCAAGACGCTGGGCGCCACGCTGGACGAGCTGGGTGCGAACCTGGAGAGCCCGCTGGAGGCGGGGCTGCGCCGCCAGAGCGCGTACCTGACGCACCCGGTCTTCAACAGCTACCACTCCGAGACGGAGATGCTGCGCTACATCCGGCGGCTCGAGTCGCGCGACCTGTCGCTCACGCACTCGATGATCCCGCTGGGCTCGTGCACGATGAAGCTCAACGCCACCGCGGAGATGATCCCGGTGACGTGGCCGGCGTTCGGCGGGCTGCACCCGTTCGCGCCGCCCTCGCAGGCCGCGGGCTACAAGGTCATCTTCGAGCAGCTGGAGAGCATGCTGTCCGAGGTGACGGGGTTCGCGGGCTGCTCGCTGCAGCCCAACGCGGGCAGCCAGGGCGAGTACGCGGGCCTGCTCGTGATTCGCGCGTACCACCAGAGCCGTGGCCAGGGGCACCGGGACGTGTGCCTTATTCCGCAGTCGGCGCACGGGACGAACCCGGCGTCGGCGGTGATGGCGGGCTACCGCGTGGTCGTCACCAAGTGCGATGAGCAGGGCAACATCGACATCCCGGACCTGCGCGCCAAGGCGGAGGAGCACAAGGAGCGGCTCGCGGCGCTGATGGTGACCTACCCGTCCACGCACGGCGTGTTCGAGGAGGGCATCAAGGAGATCACCTCGCTCATCCACGAGCGCGGCGGCCAGGTGTACATGGACGGCGCGAACCTGAACGCGCAGGTGGGGTTGATGAAGCCGGGGCAGCTCGGCGCGGACGTGTGCCACATCAACCTGCACAAGACGTTCTGCATCCCGCATGGCGGTGGCGGTCCAGGCATGGGCCCCATCTGCGTGGCGCCGCACCTGGTGAAGTTCCTTCCGGGTCACCCGGTGATTGGCCTGGGCGGCACGGACCGGGTTGGTGCGATCTCGGCGGCGCCGTGGGGCAGCGCGAGCATCCTGCTCATCTCGTGGACGTACATTCAGATGATGGGCGGTGAGGGCCTCACGCGCGCGACGAAGATGGCGATCCTGAATGCCAACTACATCGCCAAGCGGCTCGATCCGCACTATCCGGTGCTGTACCGGGGCAAGCAGGGTGGGGTGGCTCACGAGTGCATCGTGGACCTGCGCCACCTGAAGAAGACGGCGGGCGTGGAGGTGGAGGACGTGGCCAAGCGGCTGATGGACTACGGCTTCCACGCGCCCACGGTGTCGTTCCCGGTCGCGGGCACCCTGATGATCGAGCCCACGGAGAGCGAGTCCAAGGCGGAGCTGGACCGTTTCTGCGACGCGATGATCGCCATCCGCGAGGAGATCCGCGAGATCGAGGAGGGCAAGGCGCCCAAGGACAACAACGTCCTGAAGAACGCGCCGCACACGGCCCGCGTCATCACGGCGCCCGAGTGGAACCGGCCCTACTCGCGCGAGAAGGCGGCCTTCCCGACGAAGTGGGTGCACGAGGGCAAGTTCTGGCCCGCGGTGGGGCGCCTGAACAACGTGCTGGGCGATCGCAAGCTGGTGTGCTCGTGCCCGCCGATTGAGGAGTACATGGAGCCGGTGCCGCCGAAGGCGGCGTAG
- the gcvH gene encoding glycine cleavage system protein GcvH: MADVPQNLKYTQEHEWIRVDNGVAVVGITQFASNQLGDVVFVDVPTVGKTVEAGDSFGTVESVKAVSELFAPVSGKVVEVNSELEVSPELVNEEPYGDGWIIKLQPSSPKDIDGLLSPAAYADLIKQEQEG; encoded by the coding sequence ATGGCTGACGTGCCTCAGAACCTGAAGTACACCCAGGAGCACGAGTGGATCCGCGTTGACAATGGAGTGGCCGTGGTTGGCATCACCCAGTTCGCGTCGAACCAGCTCGGGGACGTGGTCTTCGTGGATGTGCCCACGGTAGGGAAGACCGTCGAGGCGGGAGACTCCTTTGGCACCGTCGAGTCCGTCAAGGCGGTCTCCGAGCTGTTTGCCCCGGTGAGCGGCAAGGTGGTGGAGGTCAACTCTGAGCTCGAGGTTTCCCCCGAGCTCGTCAACGAGGAGCCGTACGGCGATGGGTGGATCATCAAGCTCCAGCCTTCCTCCCCCAAGGACATCGATGGGCTCCTGAGCCCCGCGGCCTACGCTGACCTCATCAAACAAGAACAAGAGGGATAG
- the gcvT gene encoding glycine cleavage system aminomethyltransferase GcvT, producing MARRTPLNEAHRKLGARMVDFVGWDMPVQYSSIIEEHEAVRTAVGLFDVSHMGEVEFRGPGALETANRLISNDLAKCADGQAVYAGLLNEQGTFVDDVVAYRFSPEHIFVCVNSSNREKDFAWMSERAQGVKPVDRSDDFAQIAVQGPKAPGLVQRLTKADLSKVGTYRFTEGEVAGVKCIISRTGYTGEDGFELYCAPNDAEKLWNALLQEGQTDGVKPCGLGARDSLRTEMKYALYGNDIDDAHTALEAGLGWIVKLDKPGGFIGKEALEKQKAAGVKRKLVGFEVTGRGIPRHGYPILKNGQRVGEVTSGTMGPSVKKPIGIGYVPTELAAEGSTFDVEIRGQPVTAQVVKTPFWKKP from the coding sequence ATGGCCCGGCGCACGCCCCTCAACGAGGCCCATCGGAAGTTGGGCGCCCGGATGGTCGACTTCGTGGGCTGGGACATGCCCGTGCAGTACTCCTCTATCATCGAGGAGCACGAGGCCGTCCGCACCGCCGTGGGCCTGTTCGACGTTTCCCACATGGGCGAGGTCGAGTTCCGTGGGCCCGGCGCCCTGGAGACGGCCAACCGGCTCATCTCCAACGATCTCGCCAAGTGCGCGGACGGCCAGGCCGTCTACGCGGGCCTGCTCAACGAGCAGGGGACCTTCGTGGATGACGTGGTGGCCTACCGCTTCTCCCCGGAGCACATCTTCGTCTGCGTCAACTCCTCCAACCGCGAGAAGGACTTCGCGTGGATGAGCGAGCGCGCCCAGGGTGTGAAGCCCGTGGACCGCAGCGACGACTTCGCGCAGATCGCCGTGCAGGGCCCCAAGGCCCCCGGCCTGGTGCAGCGCCTGACGAAGGCGGACCTGTCCAAGGTGGGCACCTACCGCTTCACCGAGGGTGAGGTGGCGGGCGTCAAGTGCATCATCTCCCGCACCGGCTACACCGGCGAGGACGGCTTCGAGCTGTACTGCGCCCCCAACGACGCGGAGAAGCTATGGAACGCGCTGCTGCAGGAAGGGCAGACGGACGGCGTGAAGCCGTGCGGTCTCGGGGCGCGTGACAGCCTGCGCACGGAGATGAAGTACGCGCTCTACGGCAACGACATCGACGACGCCCACACCGCGCTGGAGGCGGGCCTGGGCTGGATCGTCAAGCTCGACAAGCCGGGCGGCTTCATTGGCAAGGAAGCCCTCGAGAAGCAGAAGGCCGCAGGCGTGAAGCGCAAGCTGGTGGGCTTCGAGGTGACGGGCCGCGGTATTCCCCGCCATGGCTACCCCATCCTCAAGAACGGCCAGCGCGTGGGTGAAGTGACGAGCGGCACCATGGGGCCCTCCGTGAAGAAGCCCATTGGCATCGGCTACGTGCCCACCGAGCTGGCGGCCGAGGGCTCCACGTTCGACGTGGAGATCCGCGGCCAGCCCGTGACCGCCCAAGTGGTCAAGACGCCTTTCTGGAAGAAGCCCTGA
- the metF gene encoding methylenetetrahydrofolate reductase [NAD(P)H], translating into MKIRNRLNPSNPCFSFEFFPPKTDEGTANLLRTLEDLAPLEPGFVSVTYGAGGSTRDRTIELVTRIKQTTGIEAMAHLTCVGHTREELHDVLQKLKEAKVENVLPLRGDPPQGQKEFVPTPGGFRYASELVNFVREEDFTFCLGGACYPEGHVETASRDDDLRHLKAKVDAGLDFLITQLFFDNAFYFDFVERARRAGINVPIVPGIMPITNYEQVQRFTRLCGATVPMRLGLQLERVKDQPESLVQLGVAHATVQCMELLARGVPGIHFYTLNKSPATRMIVSALRARS; encoded by the coding sequence ATGAAGATTCGTAATCGGTTGAATCCATCCAACCCCTGTTTCTCCTTCGAGTTCTTCCCGCCGAAGACGGACGAGGGCACCGCGAACCTGCTGAGGACGCTGGAGGATCTGGCGCCGCTGGAGCCCGGCTTCGTCTCCGTGACGTACGGGGCGGGCGGCAGCACGCGGGACCGGACGATCGAGCTGGTGACGCGCATCAAGCAGACCACGGGCATCGAGGCCATGGCGCACCTGACGTGCGTGGGGCACACCCGCGAGGAGCTGCACGACGTCCTCCAGAAGCTGAAGGAGGCCAAGGTCGAGAACGTCTTGCCGCTGCGCGGCGATCCGCCCCAGGGACAGAAGGAGTTCGTGCCCACACCGGGGGGATTCCGGTACGCCTCGGAGTTGGTGAACTTTGTCCGAGAAGAGGATTTCACCTTCTGCCTGGGTGGGGCGTGCTATCCGGAGGGCCATGTGGAGACGGCCTCTCGCGATGACGACCTGCGTCACCTCAAGGCCAAGGTGGACGCGGGGCTGGACTTCCTGATCACCCAGCTCTTCTTCGACAACGCCTTCTATTTCGACTTCGTGGAGCGGGCCCGCCGGGCGGGCATCAACGTTCCCATCGTTCCGGGGATCATGCCCATCACCAACTACGAGCAGGTGCAGCGCTTCACCCGCCTGTGCGGGGCCACGGTGCCCATGCGACTGGGCCTGCAGCTGGAGCGCGTCAAGGATCAGCCGGAGTCGCTGGTACAGCTCGGGGTGGCGCACGCCACGGTGCAGTGCATGGAGCTGCTGGCGCGCGGCGTGCCGGGCATCCACTTCTACACGCTCAACAAGTCCCCGGCGACGCGGATGATCGTGAGCGCGCTGAGGGCCCGCTCATGA
- a CDS encoding ATP-binding protein, protein MSAFSIASSLPWQDQAAGAALAGLDALWHAPIGIGIVDTELRYVRVNKALCEMNGLSPELHLGRKIHEVLPEDSEATQAIVRRIEHVLLTGFPLENVEIEWESAGTPREPRFSRTSYHPVRHGSVTVGAFIYVEDLRAQRRAEQQRDELLERERHARGEAEAAAQRLFILAEASHVFAEASADLRSVVNAVVRMVATIIDGACSLSLLSDDGHDVTPVAAYHADSEARKEFEKLVDTGRHPVGEGLSGMVVRTGQSLLLPRVSREELLVALPATHRAYTERYTPLTMMVVPLRVYGHVIGTLQVQREDSGKPFGPTDLVFLEELADRAGLALQNARLLEREKEARADAETERARLHSLVTQAPAAIAIMRGPDLVLEFTNPLYEKFAGRTGLVGKTLQEALPEMSRYSRFVEVAWQVMRTGQTFVGHEYPVLLDRREEGKLEEAFLNVVYQPLHDGQGRVDGLLTHAVDVTELVWARQRAEALEKQARRRAEFEEQLIGIVSHDLRNPVSAILMSAQMLLKQEGLAERAFKGASRILSSAERATRLIADLLDFTQARLGEGIRIQRRRAIIHEVTRQVLEELQAAWPERDLQVSQSGDGEGEWDPDRLAQVVSNLVSNALRYSPPGTPVKVSTRAEPQTVVVEVHNLGRPIPPELLPHIFEAMKRGTQDGQSSGRSVGLGLYIVEQIVRAHGGTVAVRSTDADGTTFTVQLPRGA, encoded by the coding sequence GTGAGCGCCTTCTCTATCGCCTCCTCACTTCCCTGGCAGGATCAGGCAGCGGGTGCCGCTCTCGCGGGGCTCGACGCGCTGTGGCATGCCCCGATCGGCATTGGGATCGTGGACACAGAGCTGCGCTATGTCCGCGTGAACAAGGCGCTCTGCGAGATGAACGGCCTGTCGCCCGAGCTCCACCTGGGTCGGAAAATTCATGAGGTGCTCCCAGAGGACTCCGAGGCGACGCAGGCGATCGTCCGCCGGATCGAGCACGTGCTGCTGACGGGCTTTCCGCTGGAGAACGTCGAGATCGAGTGGGAGTCGGCGGGCACACCGCGCGAGCCGCGCTTCTCCCGCACCAGCTACCACCCGGTGCGCCATGGTTCGGTCACGGTGGGGGCCTTTATCTATGTCGAGGATCTCCGGGCCCAGCGGCGCGCGGAGCAGCAGCGCGACGAGCTGCTGGAGCGCGAGCGCCATGCCCGAGGGGAGGCCGAGGCAGCTGCCCAGCGCCTCTTCATCCTCGCCGAGGCTTCTCACGTGTTCGCCGAGGCGAGCGCGGATCTGCGGAGCGTCGTCAACGCCGTGGTCCGCATGGTGGCGACGATCATCGACGGGGCGTGCTCGCTCTCGCTGCTGTCGGACGACGGCCATGACGTGACGCCTGTGGCCGCGTACCACGCGGACTCCGAGGCCCGGAAGGAGTTCGAGAAGCTGGTGGACACGGGGCGGCACCCCGTGGGCGAGGGCCTCTCGGGGATGGTGGTTCGCACGGGCCAGTCGCTGCTGCTGCCCCGCGTCTCCCGAGAGGAGTTGCTGGTAGCGCTCCCCGCCACTCACCGCGCCTATACTGAGCGCTACACCCCTCTCACCATGATGGTGGTTCCGCTTCGGGTGTATGGGCACGTGATCGGTACGCTGCAAGTGCAGCGGGAGGATTCGGGCAAGCCCTTTGGCCCCACGGATCTGGTGTTCCTAGAGGAGCTGGCAGACCGGGCGGGTCTGGCGCTCCAGAACGCGCGGTTGCTGGAGCGTGAAAAGGAGGCGCGGGCCGACGCGGAGACCGAGCGCGCCCGTCTGCACTCCCTGGTGACACAGGCGCCCGCGGCCATCGCCATCATGCGCGGCCCGGATCTGGTGCTCGAGTTCACCAACCCGCTCTACGAGAAGTTCGCGGGCCGCACGGGGCTGGTCGGTAAGACTTTGCAGGAGGCCCTGCCGGAGATGTCGCGCTACTCGCGCTTCGTGGAGGTCGCCTGGCAGGTGATGCGCACCGGCCAGACCTTCGTGGGCCACGAGTACCCGGTGCTCCTGGATCGCCGGGAAGAGGGCAAGCTGGAGGAGGCCTTCCTCAACGTGGTCTACCAGCCGCTCCACGACGGCCAGGGCCGTGTGGACGGGCTGCTCACGCACGCGGTGGACGTGACGGAGTTGGTTTGGGCGCGGCAGCGGGCCGAGGCGCTCGAGAAGCAGGCGCGCCGCCGCGCCGAGTTCGAGGAACAGCTCATCGGCATCGTCAGCCACGACCTTCGCAACCCGGTGAGCGCCATCCTCATGTCCGCGCAGATGCTGCTCAAGCAGGAGGGACTGGCCGAGCGGGCCTTCAAGGGCGCCTCGCGCATCCTCTCCAGCGCGGAGCGCGCCACGCGGCTGATCGCGGATCTGCTGGACTTCACCCAGGCACGCCTGGGCGAGGGCATCCGGATCCAGCGCCGGCGCGCCATCATCCACGAGGTGACTCGGCAGGTGCTGGAGGAGCTCCAGGCCGCATGGCCGGAGCGCGATCTCCAGGTGAGCCAGAGCGGAGACGGGGAAGGGGAGTGGGATCCCGACCGGCTGGCCCAGGTGGTGAGCAACCTCGTCTCCAACGCGCTGCGCTACAGCCCTCCGGGCACGCCCGTGAAGGTGAGCACGCGGGCCGAGCCGCAGACGGTGGTGGTCGAGGTGCACAACCTTGGCCGGCCCATCCCTCCGGAGCTGCTGCCCCACATCTTCGAGGCGATGAAGCGTGGGACCCAGGACGGCCAGAGCTCGGGCCGCAGCGTGGGGCTGGGGCTCTACATCGTCGAGCAGATTGTCCGCGCGCACGGTGGCACGGTGGCTGTCCGGTCCACCGATGCTGACGGCACCACCTTCACCGTGCAGTTGCCCCGAGGCGCCTGA
- a CDS encoding ADP-ribosylglycohydrolase family protein: protein MPTREERIAGGLYGLLIGDALGVPYEFHPPQQIPPREQIEFEPPAGFHRAHPSVLPGTWSDDGAHALCLLASLQYRDMLDPEDLGRRLWNWLELGYMAVDFEVFDVGIQTRSALQTFRAGTPALLSGPKGERDNGNGSLMRVLPLALWHTGTDQALVYEAMRQSLVTHGHLRSQICCAVYCLWARRTLQGASDPWGEALATFRQLYPEGLEARSELELQIRPERPEPGTGSGYVVDCLLSARDCVRSEASYEGVVKAAVALGRDTDTTAAVAGGIAGIRDGVKALPERWRTALRGQELVEPMLTALIQRIQNT from the coding sequence ATGCCGACACGGGAAGAGCGGATCGCAGGAGGGCTCTACGGGCTGTTGATTGGTGACGCGCTGGGCGTCCCGTACGAGTTCCACCCGCCGCAGCAGATTCCCCCGCGGGAGCAGATCGAGTTCGAGCCGCCCGCGGGGTTCCATCGTGCGCACCCGAGTGTTCTTCCCGGCACGTGGTCAGACGATGGGGCGCACGCGCTGTGCCTCCTGGCCTCGCTGCAATACCGGGACATGCTGGACCCCGAGGACCTGGGGCGTCGCCTCTGGAACTGGCTCGAGCTGGGCTACATGGCGGTGGACTTCGAGGTCTTCGACGTCGGCATTCAGACCCGCAGTGCGCTCCAGACCTTCCGAGCGGGGACGCCCGCGCTCCTGTCCGGCCCCAAGGGCGAGCGGGACAATGGGAACGGCTCGCTGATGCGGGTGCTGCCGCTGGCGCTCTGGCACACGGGGACGGATCAGGCGCTCGTGTACGAGGCCATGCGCCAGTCGTTGGTGACCCACGGGCACCTGCGCTCCCAGATCTGCTGCGCGGTGTACTGCCTCTGGGCTCGGCGGACCTTGCAGGGCGCTTCGGATCCGTGGGGAGAGGCGCTGGCCACCTTCCGGCAGCTGTACCCCGAAGGGCTGGAGGCCCGCTCGGAGCTGGAGCTTCAGATCCGCCCGGAGCGGCCAGAGCCAGGGACCGGCTCTGGGTATGTGGTTGATTGCCTGCTCTCCGCCCGAGACTGCGTGCGGTCGGAAGCTTCCTATGAGGGCGTGGTGAAGGCCGCGGTGGCGCTTGGGCGCGACACGGACACCACCGCCGCCGTAGCGGGGGGAATTGCCGGAATTCGCGACGGCGTGAAGGCCCTCCCCGAGCGGTGGCGCACGGCGCTGCGAGGCCAGGAGCTCGTCGAGCCGATGCTCACGGCGCTGATCCAGCGGATCCAGAACACTTGA